A single region of the Leptolyngbyaceae cyanobacterium genome encodes:
- the ffh gene encoding signal recognition particle protein: MFDALAERLEGAWKKLRGQDRISQSNIQEALREVRRALLEADVNLQVVTDFISEVETKAQGAEVIAGVRPDQQFIKIVYDELVAVMGEINAPLAKADTAPTVILMAGLQGTGKTTAAAKLALYLRKEKQSTLLVATDVYRPAAIDQLITLGQQIEVPVFEMGADADPVEIARQGIERAKAEGVDTVIIDTAGRLQIDRDMMAELARIKEVVKPQETLLVVDAMTGQEAANLTRTFHEQIGITGAILTKLDGDTRGGAALSVRRISGQPIKFIGTGEKVDALQPFYPDRMASRILGMGDVLTLVEKAQEEIDLADAEKMQEKILTAKFDFMDFLKQMRLMKNMGSFGGLLKMLPGMPKISDKQLQEAEGKLKQTEAMINSMTHEERRNPELLAASPSRRQRIARGSGYKESDVAKLVSEFQKMRTLMQQMGQGNLPAMPGMAGGPMSPFGGGNRQAPPGWRGYSGGASKKKPKKEKKKKGFGQL, from the coding sequence ATGTTTGATGCGCTCGCCGAACGCTTAGAAGGGGCTTGGAAAAAACTGCGGGGACAAGACCGAATTTCCCAGTCCAATATACAAGAGGCTTTGCGGGAAGTCCGCCGCGCCCTGTTGGAAGCGGATGTCAACCTGCAAGTAGTCACAGATTTTATTTCCGAAGTAGAAACTAAAGCCCAAGGTGCTGAAGTAATCGCTGGGGTAAGGCCAGATCAGCAGTTCATCAAAATTGTTTACGATGAACTGGTGGCCGTCATGGGGGAAATTAATGCCCCATTAGCAAAAGCCGATACTGCCCCCACCGTCATTTTGATGGCGGGATTGCAGGGGACGGGTAAAACTACGGCGGCTGCCAAGTTAGCTTTGTATCTGCGAAAAGAAAAGCAGTCTACCTTACTGGTGGCGACAGACGTTTACCGACCAGCCGCCATCGACCAGTTAATTACTTTGGGTCAGCAAATAGAAGTACCGGTATTTGAAATGGGTGCTGATGCCGACCCGGTAGAAATTGCTCGCCAGGGGATCGAACGGGCCAAAGCAGAAGGTGTAGATACGGTAATTATCGATACGGCTGGCCGTTTGCAAATCGATCGGGACATGATGGCTGAGTTAGCCCGGATCAAGGAAGTGGTGAAGCCCCAGGAAACCTTGCTGGTGGTAGACGCCATGACCGGTCAGGAAGCAGCCAATCTAACTCGCACTTTCCACGAGCAAATAGGCATTACCGGTGCGATTCTCACCAAATTGGATGGGGATACTCGCGGTGGTGCGGCCCTTTCGGTGCGGCGAATTTCCGGTCAGCCGATTAAGTTTATCGGTACTGGGGAAAAGGTTGATGCCTTGCAACCGTTTTATCCAGACCGAATGGCTTCTCGAATTTTGGGCATGGGCGACGTGCTGACGCTGGTAGAAAAAGCCCAAGAGGAAATCGATTTAGCAGACGCCGAAAAAATGCAGGAGAAAATCCTGACGGCTAAGTTTGATTTCATGGATTTCCTCAAGCAAATGCGCTTGATGAAGAATATGGGTTCCTTTGGCGGGCTGTTGAAGATGCTGCCGGGAATGCCCAAAATTTCTGATAAGCAGTTGCAAGAGGCAGAAGGTAAGCTCAAGCAAACGGAAGCGATGATTAACTCGATGACTCACGAGGAACGTCGTAATCCAGAATTGTTAGCAGCTTCTCCCAGCCGAAGACAGCGAATCGCACGAGGTTCCGGTTATAAGGAGTCGGATGTTGCGAAATTGGTCAGCGAGTTCCAAAAAATGCGGACTCTGATGCAGCAAATGGGACAAGGTAATTTGCCTGCGATGCCGGGAATGGCTGGTGGCCCGATGTCTCCTTTTGGTGGTGGGAATCGCCAAGCACCTCCAGGTTGGCGGGGTTACAGCGGTGGTGCTAGCAAGAAGAAGCCGAAAAAGGAGAAAAAGAAAAAAGGCTTTGGTCAGCTTTAA
- the rpsP gene encoding 30S ribosomal protein S16 — MIKLRLKRFGKKREVSYRIVAMQSTTRRDGRPLEELGFYNPRTDEMRLDVPAIVKRLKEGAQPTETVRNILKKANVFEQVSASVTQ; from the coding sequence ATGATCAAACTGCGATTAAAGCGCTTCGGCAAAAAACGGGAAGTTAGCTACCGGATTGTAGCTATGCAGAGTACTACTCGCCGAGACGGTCGTCCTTTGGAAGAATTGGGATTTTACAATCCTAGAACAGATGAAATGCGGCTAGATGTGCCCGCAATCGTCAAACGGCTGAAAGAAGGAGCACAACCAACTGAAACCGTTCGCAACATCTTGAAAAAAGCCAATGTCTTCGAGCAGGTTAGTGCCTCCGTTACTCAATAA
- a CDS encoding KH domain-containing protein, which translates to MSSSRLVPPLLNKGKIQLPPAVMADYAGLVQFLVEPFLESKDSLRIDCEVSASKPRVWIRLAFEGEDKGRVFGRGGRNIQAIRTVIESAASAAGQSVYLDIYGGSSVEHDSSPPSRPPGRSYPSRSGPPKSSPRLRSR; encoded by the coding sequence ATGTCTTCGAGCAGGTTAGTGCCTCCGTTACTCAATAAAGGCAAAATTCAACTACCCCCAGCAGTTATGGCTGATTATGCAGGATTAGTGCAATTTCTGGTAGAGCCGTTTTTAGAATCGAAAGATTCTTTACGGATAGACTGTGAAGTATCGGCTAGTAAACCAAGGGTTTGGATTCGCCTCGCTTTTGAAGGGGAAGATAAAGGGCGAGTGTTTGGTCGGGGTGGGCGTAATATTCAAGCGATCCGGACGGTGATTGAATCGGCGGCTAGTGCGGCTGGCCAATCGGTGTATCTTGATATTTATGGCGGTTCTTCTGTGGAACACGATAGCAGCCCACCCAGTCGTCCGCCTGGGAGGAGCTATCCTTCTCGATCGGGGCCACCCAAGTCTTCTCCTAGATTGCGATCGCGCTAG
- the rpsU gene encoding 30S ribosomal protein S21 yields MSEVRLGENESIDSALRRFKKKIQKAGILSEVKRRERYEKPSLRRKRKAEASRKRRY; encoded by the coding sequence GTGTCAGAAGTTCGTTTAGGTGAAAATGAGTCCATTGACTCTGCTTTAAGACGTTTCAAAAAAAAGATTCAAAAAGCTGGAATTCTATCAGAAGTAAAGCGTCGCGAACGGTATGAAAAGCCCAGCTTACGTCGCAAGCGGAAAGCTGAAGCATCTCGCAAGCGCCGTTACTGA